One Hippoglossus hippoglossus isolate fHipHip1 chromosome 5, fHipHip1.pri, whole genome shotgun sequence genomic window carries:
- the LOC117761182 gene encoding neuronal vesicle trafficking-associated protein 1-like — MVKLGNNFSEKNNGKVVSEDGFDTIPLITPLDASQLQFPAPDKVVVKTKADYDSDSKKGKLRSPKIAEFSISIIEGVSERLKVTLLVICALAFLVCVVFLVVYKVYQYEQPCPDSFVYTQGRCMPAGMYGNFPPQGPGGRGRLFTLINHYNIAKQTITRSVSPWMTIMSEEKVTQQETETAQKLA; from the exons atggtgaaactGGGGAATAATTTCAGCGAGAAAAACAACGGGAAGGTGGTTTCTGAAGACGGGTTTGACACCATCCCTCTCATAACACCACTAGATGCCAGCCAGCTGCAGTTTCCTGCACCAGATAAG gtggtggtgaagacaaaggCAGACTATGACAGCGACAGCAAGAAGGGGAAGCTACGGTCTCCCAAAATCGCAGAGTTCTCCATCAGCATCATCGAAGGCGTCTCCGAGCGACTCAAA GTGACCTTGCTGGTGATCTGTGCCCTGGCCTTCCTCGTGTGTGTGGTGTTCCTGGTCGTCTACAAGGTCTACCAGTACGAGCAGCCGTGCCCCGACAGCTTCGTCTATACG CAAGGACGCTGCATGCCGGCTGGGATGTACGGCAACTTCCCTCCCCAGGGCCCTGGGGGCCGCGGACGCCTCTTTACCCTCATCAACCACTACAACATAGCCAAGCAGACCATCACTCGGTCAGTATCGCCGTGGATGACCATCATGTCTGAGGAGAAGGTCACCCAGCAGGAGACGGAGACTGCTCAGAAGCTGGCTTAA
- the aggf1 gene encoding angiogenic factor with G patch and FHA domains 1 isoform X1, producing MENEDGEKEAECEVAELRLKADSLKQELRECRVELAKLQKQLNQSERLQKSTESYNEDLRKQVDQLSAEIHERKKKDKDRVNSETQTEENVWTETDYYNYYYGSYSQNTESADPQEGLNAAAAAVVVAAEASEASAAEVSAVDGADQSKAAEVSTPNETEAADESAQPNSSVTVATEEGDAGSIADMLRATAEEAMTQTGFVFDETTGMYYDHSTGFYYDSASQLYYDANTGIYYYCEAESGRYQFHSRIEVPAAQTDVEPCSDMYTAEKKSRKLKKGLKKTSHKDDKELTFDDMRLEQEDIEWVELKTTKRSTESRNLKRRSRSADLAPCREESDKSSKRKKQKNGSGHDDKGRSKKKSKKSEKKKKKKKKKSQIRSDDSEGNSEPEEGEITESEKDKWESTPSFSSSSASPSQESEMETQCQEVNANIWPPCVRVTVVRSPVLQVGTLFIITADSPATIGREKDMDHAIRIPEMGVSKLHAEVHFDQEQQSYALVDQGSQNGTVINGNRILQPKAICEPQVLMHGDEVKMGETVLSFHIHSGTDTCDGCEPGQVMAHLSKHKREENTGPALTKEDKEALRQKELKQMKAKYGLQVSVGSSRQVKPSICLYAVIHLCVFCKQSNEETKALKNPKYQDRAESRRQTVGSEGVFQRDDAPASVHKEISEVNKGRKMLEKMGWKKGEGLGKGGTGMKNPIELKIRKSQSGLGAGAAMSLDSVSTTKSKSQKNWEKARERFADTFEPDASVVKTQSNSPKAWVRAEETETTNSQTDSQS from the exons ATGGAGAAcgaagatggagagaaggaagcGGAGTGTGAAGTGGCTGAGCTGCGTCTGAAAGCAGACTCGCTGAAGCAGGAGCTCAGAGAGTGCAGAGTCGAGCTGGCAAAGTTACAGAAGCAGCTGAATCAGTCTGAGAGGCTGCAGAAGAGCACAGAGAGCTACAACGAAGACCTGAGGAAACAG GTGGATCAGCTGAGTGCAGAGATTCACGAGCGGAAGAAGAAGGATAAAGACCGAGTCAACAGTGAAACtcagacagaagaaaatgtgTGGACAGAAACTG ATTATTACAACTACTACTATGGAAGCTACTCTCAGAACACTGAGTCAGCAGATCCTCAGGAAGGCCtgaacgcagcagcagcagcagtagtagtagcagcagAAGCTTCAgaagcttcagcagcagaagtATCAGCAGTGGACGGAGCTGACCAAAGCAAGGCTGCAGAGGTTTCAACACCAAACGAAACAGAAGCTGCAGATGAGTCAGCTCAACCTAACAGCAGTGTCACAGTCGCAACAGAG GAGGGCGATGCAGGATCTATAGCTGATATGTTGAGGGCCACTGCTGAAGAGGCAATGACACAGACCGGCTTTGTGTTTGATGAGACCACAGGGATGTACTACGATCACAGCACAGGCTTCTACTATGACTCG GCTAGTCAGTTGTACTACGATGCCAACACAGGCATTTACTACTACTGCGAAGCAGAAAGCGGCCGATATCAGTTTCATTCCAGGATCGAGGTGCCTGCTGCACAGACCGATGTGGAGCCTTGTTCAGACATGTACACTGCTGAGAAGAAAAGCAGGAAGTTGAAGAAAGGGCTCAAGAAAACGTCACACAAGGACGATAAg GAACTAACGTTCGATGATATGAGGTTGGAACAAGAAGATATTGAATGGGTCGAGCTGAAAACAACCAAGAGGAGCACAGAATCCCGGAACCTGAAGCGAAGGTCTCGCAGTGCAGACTTGGCTCCATGCCGGGAGGAGAGCGACAAATCTTcgaagaggaagaagcaaaaAAACGGTTCAGGGCACGATGACAAGGGAAGatcaaagaagaaaagcaagaaatcagaaaagaagaagaagaagaaaaagaaaaagagccaGATTCGAAGTGATGACTCGGAGGGGAATAGCGAACCGGAGGAGGGTGAGATCACAGAGTCTGAGAAAGACAAGTGGGAGTCTACTCCTTCGTTCTCATCGTCGTCTGCATCCCCCTCCCAGGAATCTGAGATGGAGACTCAGTGTCAGGAAG TCAATGCAAACATTTGGCCGCCATGTGTAAGAGTGACAGTAGTCAGGTCTCCAGTGCTGCAGGTGGGCACTCTGTTCATCATCACTGCCGACTCTCCAGCCACCATCGGCAG AGAGAAAGATATGGATCATGCAATCCGAATTCCAGAGATGGGAGTCAGCAAG CTCCATGCAGAGGTGCACTTTGACCAGGAGCAGCAGAGCTACGCGCTGGTGGACCAGGGAAGCCAGAACGGAACAGTCATCAATGGCAACCGAATCTTACAG CCCAAAGCAATATGTGAGCCGCAAGTGCTGATGCACGGTGATGAGGTGAAGATGGGAGAGACTGTTCTCTCATTTCATATCCACTCAGGCACTGACACCTGTGATGGATGTGAGCCAGGGCAGGTGATGGCCCACCTCAGCAAGCACAAGCGAGAGGAGAACACAG GCCCTGCTCTCACCAAAGAGGATAAAGAAGCACTGAGACAGAAGGAGCTGAAACAGATGAAGGCCAAATATGGCCTGCAGGTCAGTGttggcagcagcagacaggttAAACCCTCAATTTGTCTTTACGCAGTCATtcacctctgtgttttctgtaaacAGAGCAATGAGGAGACCAAAGCCCTGAAGAACCCCAAATATCAGGACCGAGCAGAGTCTCGTCGACAGACAGTGGGCAGCGAGGGGGTTTTCCAAAGAGATGATGCTCCTGCTTCTGTTCACAA GGAAATCAGTGAAGTCAATAAAGGACGGAAGATGCTGGAAAAGATGGGCTGGAAGAAAGGAGAGGGACTGGGCAAAGGAGGAACTGGAATGAAAAACCCA ATTGAACTGAAAATCAGGAAGTCTCAGTCAGGTCTGGGAGCCGGTGCAGCCATGTCTCTCGACAGCGTCTCTACGACCAAGTCAAAGTCCCAGAAGAACTGGGAGAAAGCCAGAGAGAGATTTGCTGATACATTCGAGCCTGACGCATCGGTCgtcaaaacacagagcaacTCCCCCAAAGCCTGGGTGAGAGCAGAAGAGACTGAGACCACcaactcacagacagacagccaaAGTTAG
- the aggf1 gene encoding angiogenic factor with G patch and FHA domains 1 isoform X2 — protein sequence MENEDGEKEAECEVAELRLKADSLKQELRECRVELAKLQKQLNQSERLQKSTESYNEDLRKQVDQLSAEIHERKKKDKDRVNSETQTEENVWTETDYYNYYYGSYSQNTESADPQEGLNAEVSAVDGADQSKAAEVSTPNETEAADESAQPNSSVTVATEEGDAGSIADMLRATAEEAMTQTGFVFDETTGMYYDHSTGFYYDSASQLYYDANTGIYYYCEAESGRYQFHSRIEVPAAQTDVEPCSDMYTAEKKSRKLKKGLKKTSHKDDKELTFDDMRLEQEDIEWVELKTTKRSTESRNLKRRSRSADLAPCREESDKSSKRKKQKNGSGHDDKGRSKKKSKKSEKKKKKKKKKSQIRSDDSEGNSEPEEGEITESEKDKWESTPSFSSSSASPSQESEMETQCQEVNANIWPPCVRVTVVRSPVLQVGTLFIITADSPATIGREKDMDHAIRIPEMGVSKLHAEVHFDQEQQSYALVDQGSQNGTVINGNRILQPKAICEPQVLMHGDEVKMGETVLSFHIHSGTDTCDGCEPGQVMAHLSKHKREENTGPALTKEDKEALRQKELKQMKAKYGLQVSVGSSRQVKPSICLYAVIHLCVFCKQSNEETKALKNPKYQDRAESRRQTVGSEGVFQRDDAPASVHKEISEVNKGRKMLEKMGWKKGEGLGKGGTGMKNPIELKIRKSQSGLGAGAAMSLDSVSTTKSKSQKNWEKARERFADTFEPDASVVKTQSNSPKAWVRAEETETTNSQTDSQS from the exons ATGGAGAAcgaagatggagagaaggaagcGGAGTGTGAAGTGGCTGAGCTGCGTCTGAAAGCAGACTCGCTGAAGCAGGAGCTCAGAGAGTGCAGAGTCGAGCTGGCAAAGTTACAGAAGCAGCTGAATCAGTCTGAGAGGCTGCAGAAGAGCACAGAGAGCTACAACGAAGACCTGAGGAAACAG GTGGATCAGCTGAGTGCAGAGATTCACGAGCGGAAGAAGAAGGATAAAGACCGAGTCAACAGTGAAACtcagacagaagaaaatgtgTGGACAGAAACTG ATTATTACAACTACTACTATGGAAGCTACTCTCAGAACACTGAGTCAGCAGATCCTCAGGAAGGCCtgaac gcagaagtATCAGCAGTGGACGGAGCTGACCAAAGCAAGGCTGCAGAGGTTTCAACACCAAACGAAACAGAAGCTGCAGATGAGTCAGCTCAACCTAACAGCAGTGTCACAGTCGCAACAGAG GAGGGCGATGCAGGATCTATAGCTGATATGTTGAGGGCCACTGCTGAAGAGGCAATGACACAGACCGGCTTTGTGTTTGATGAGACCACAGGGATGTACTACGATCACAGCACAGGCTTCTACTATGACTCG GCTAGTCAGTTGTACTACGATGCCAACACAGGCATTTACTACTACTGCGAAGCAGAAAGCGGCCGATATCAGTTTCATTCCAGGATCGAGGTGCCTGCTGCACAGACCGATGTGGAGCCTTGTTCAGACATGTACACTGCTGAGAAGAAAAGCAGGAAGTTGAAGAAAGGGCTCAAGAAAACGTCACACAAGGACGATAAg GAACTAACGTTCGATGATATGAGGTTGGAACAAGAAGATATTGAATGGGTCGAGCTGAAAACAACCAAGAGGAGCACAGAATCCCGGAACCTGAAGCGAAGGTCTCGCAGTGCAGACTTGGCTCCATGCCGGGAGGAGAGCGACAAATCTTcgaagaggaagaagcaaaaAAACGGTTCAGGGCACGATGACAAGGGAAGatcaaagaagaaaagcaagaaatcagaaaagaagaagaagaagaaaaagaaaaagagccaGATTCGAAGTGATGACTCGGAGGGGAATAGCGAACCGGAGGAGGGTGAGATCACAGAGTCTGAGAAAGACAAGTGGGAGTCTACTCCTTCGTTCTCATCGTCGTCTGCATCCCCCTCCCAGGAATCTGAGATGGAGACTCAGTGTCAGGAAG TCAATGCAAACATTTGGCCGCCATGTGTAAGAGTGACAGTAGTCAGGTCTCCAGTGCTGCAGGTGGGCACTCTGTTCATCATCACTGCCGACTCTCCAGCCACCATCGGCAG AGAGAAAGATATGGATCATGCAATCCGAATTCCAGAGATGGGAGTCAGCAAG CTCCATGCAGAGGTGCACTTTGACCAGGAGCAGCAGAGCTACGCGCTGGTGGACCAGGGAAGCCAGAACGGAACAGTCATCAATGGCAACCGAATCTTACAG CCCAAAGCAATATGTGAGCCGCAAGTGCTGATGCACGGTGATGAGGTGAAGATGGGAGAGACTGTTCTCTCATTTCATATCCACTCAGGCACTGACACCTGTGATGGATGTGAGCCAGGGCAGGTGATGGCCCACCTCAGCAAGCACAAGCGAGAGGAGAACACAG GCCCTGCTCTCACCAAAGAGGATAAAGAAGCACTGAGACAGAAGGAGCTGAAACAGATGAAGGCCAAATATGGCCTGCAGGTCAGTGttggcagcagcagacaggttAAACCCTCAATTTGTCTTTACGCAGTCATtcacctctgtgttttctgtaaacAGAGCAATGAGGAGACCAAAGCCCTGAAGAACCCCAAATATCAGGACCGAGCAGAGTCTCGTCGACAGACAGTGGGCAGCGAGGGGGTTTTCCAAAGAGATGATGCTCCTGCTTCTGTTCACAA GGAAATCAGTGAAGTCAATAAAGGACGGAAGATGCTGGAAAAGATGGGCTGGAAGAAAGGAGAGGGACTGGGCAAAGGAGGAACTGGAATGAAAAACCCA ATTGAACTGAAAATCAGGAAGTCTCAGTCAGGTCTGGGAGCCGGTGCAGCCATGTCTCTCGACAGCGTCTCTACGACCAAGTCAAAGTCCCAGAAGAACTGGGAGAAAGCCAGAGAGAGATTTGCTGATACATTCGAGCCTGACGCATCGGTCgtcaaaacacagagcaacTCCCCCAAAGCCTGGGTGAGAGCAGAAGAGACTGAGACCACcaactcacagacagacagccaaAGTTAG
- the aggf1 gene encoding angiogenic factor with G patch and FHA domains 1 isoform X4, whose product MENEDGEKEAECEVAELRLKADSLKQELRECRVELAKLQKQLNQSERLQKSTESYNEDLRKQVDQLSAEIHERKKKDKDRVNSETQTEENVWTETDYYNYYYGSYSQNTESADPQEGLNAAAAAVVVAAEASEASAAEVSAVDGADQSKAAEVSTPNETEAADESAQPNSSVTVATEEGDAGSIADMLRATAEEAMTQTGFVFDETTGMYYDHSTGFYYDSASQLYYDANTGIYYYCEAESGRYQFHSRIEVPAAQTDVEPCSDMYTAEKKSRKLKKGLKKTSHKDDKVQEVTSSLAKMKISSRWKVAAHRVNANIWPPCVRVTVVRSPVLQVGTLFIITADSPATIGREKDMDHAIRIPEMGVSKLHAEVHFDQEQQSYALVDQGSQNGTVINGNRILQPKAICEPQVLMHGDEVKMGETVLSFHIHSGTDTCDGCEPGQVMAHLSKHKREENTGPALTKEDKEALRQKELKQMKAKYGLQSNEETKALKNPKYQDRAESRRQTVGSEGVFQRDDAPASVHKEISEVNKGRKMLEKMGWKKGEGLGKGGTGMKNPIELKIRKSQSGLGAGAAMSLDSVSTTKSKSQKNWEKARERFADTFEPDASVVKTQSNSPKAWVRAEETETTNSQTDSQS is encoded by the exons ATGGAGAAcgaagatggagagaaggaagcGGAGTGTGAAGTGGCTGAGCTGCGTCTGAAAGCAGACTCGCTGAAGCAGGAGCTCAGAGAGTGCAGAGTCGAGCTGGCAAAGTTACAGAAGCAGCTGAATCAGTCTGAGAGGCTGCAGAAGAGCACAGAGAGCTACAACGAAGACCTGAGGAAACAG GTGGATCAGCTGAGTGCAGAGATTCACGAGCGGAAGAAGAAGGATAAAGACCGAGTCAACAGTGAAACtcagacagaagaaaatgtgTGGACAGAAACTG ATTATTACAACTACTACTATGGAAGCTACTCTCAGAACACTGAGTCAGCAGATCCTCAGGAAGGCCtgaacgcagcagcagcagcagtagtagtagcagcagAAGCTTCAgaagcttcagcagcagaagtATCAGCAGTGGACGGAGCTGACCAAAGCAAGGCTGCAGAGGTTTCAACACCAAACGAAACAGAAGCTGCAGATGAGTCAGCTCAACCTAACAGCAGTGTCACAGTCGCAACAGAG GAGGGCGATGCAGGATCTATAGCTGATATGTTGAGGGCCACTGCTGAAGAGGCAATGACACAGACCGGCTTTGTGTTTGATGAGACCACAGGGATGTACTACGATCACAGCACAGGCTTCTACTATGACTCG GCTAGTCAGTTGTACTACGATGCCAACACAGGCATTTACTACTACTGCGAAGCAGAAAGCGGCCGATATCAGTTTCATTCCAGGATCGAGGTGCCTGCTGCACAGACCGATGTGGAGCCTTGTTCAGACATGTACACTGCTGAGAAGAAAAGCAGGAAGTTGAAGAAAGGGCTCAAGAAAACGTCACACAAGGACGATAAg GTGCAAGAGGTGACTAGCTCTTTGGCTAAAATGAAGATTTCCTCTCGCTGGAAAGTCGCTGCACACAGAG TCAATGCAAACATTTGGCCGCCATGTGTAAGAGTGACAGTAGTCAGGTCTCCAGTGCTGCAGGTGGGCACTCTGTTCATCATCACTGCCGACTCTCCAGCCACCATCGGCAG AGAGAAAGATATGGATCATGCAATCCGAATTCCAGAGATGGGAGTCAGCAAG CTCCATGCAGAGGTGCACTTTGACCAGGAGCAGCAGAGCTACGCGCTGGTGGACCAGGGAAGCCAGAACGGAACAGTCATCAATGGCAACCGAATCTTACAG CCCAAAGCAATATGTGAGCCGCAAGTGCTGATGCACGGTGATGAGGTGAAGATGGGAGAGACTGTTCTCTCATTTCATATCCACTCAGGCACTGACACCTGTGATGGATGTGAGCCAGGGCAGGTGATGGCCCACCTCAGCAAGCACAAGCGAGAGGAGAACACAG GCCCTGCTCTCACCAAAGAGGATAAAGAAGCACTGAGACAGAAGGAGCTGAAACAGATGAAGGCCAAATATGGCCTGCAG AGCAATGAGGAGACCAAAGCCCTGAAGAACCCCAAATATCAGGACCGAGCAGAGTCTCGTCGACAGACAGTGGGCAGCGAGGGGGTTTTCCAAAGAGATGATGCTCCTGCTTCTGTTCACAA GGAAATCAGTGAAGTCAATAAAGGACGGAAGATGCTGGAAAAGATGGGCTGGAAGAAAGGAGAGGGACTGGGCAAAGGAGGAACTGGAATGAAAAACCCA ATTGAACTGAAAATCAGGAAGTCTCAGTCAGGTCTGGGAGCCGGTGCAGCCATGTCTCTCGACAGCGTCTCTACGACCAAGTCAAAGTCCCAGAAGAACTGGGAGAAAGCCAGAGAGAGATTTGCTGATACATTCGAGCCTGACGCATCGGTCgtcaaaacacagagcaacTCCCCCAAAGCCTGGGTGAGAGCAGAAGAGACTGAGACCACcaactcacagacagacagccaaAGTTAG
- the aggf1 gene encoding angiogenic factor with G patch and FHA domains 1 isoform X3 produces the protein MENEDGEKEAECEVAELRLKADSLKQELRECRVELAKLQKQLNQSERLQKSTESYNEDLRKQVDQLSAEIHERKKKDKDRVNSETQTEENVWTETDYYNYYYGSYSQNTESADPQEGLNAAAAAVVVAAEASEASAAEVSAVDGADQSKAAEVSTPNETEAADESAQPNSSVTVATEEGDAGSIADMLRATAEEAMTQTGFVFDETTGMYYDHSTGFYYDSASQLYYDANTGIYYYCEAESGRYQFHSRIEVPAAQTDVEPCSDMYTAEKKSRKLKKGLKKTSHKDDKELTFDDMRLEQEDIEWVELKTTKRSTESRNLKRRSRSADLAPCREESDKSSKRKKQKNGSGHDDKGRSKKKSKKSEKKKKKKKKKSQIRSDDSEGNSEPEEGEITESEKDKWESTPSFSSSSASPSQESEMETQCQEVNANIWPPCVRVTVVRSPVLQVGTLFIITADSPATIGREKDMDHAIRIPEMGVSKLHAEVHFDQEQQSYALVDQGSQNGTVINGNRILQPKAICEPQVLMHGDEVKMGETVLSFHIHSGTDTCDGCEPGQVMAHLSKHKREENTGPALTKEDKEALRQKELKQMKAKYGLQSNEETKALKNPKYQDRAESRRQTVGSEGVFQRDDAPASVHKEISEVNKGRKMLEKMGWKKGEGLGKGGTGMKNPIELKIRKSQSGLGAGAAMSLDSVSTTKSKSQKNWEKARERFADTFEPDASVVKTQSNSPKAWVRAEETETTNSQTDSQS, from the exons ATGGAGAAcgaagatggagagaaggaagcGGAGTGTGAAGTGGCTGAGCTGCGTCTGAAAGCAGACTCGCTGAAGCAGGAGCTCAGAGAGTGCAGAGTCGAGCTGGCAAAGTTACAGAAGCAGCTGAATCAGTCTGAGAGGCTGCAGAAGAGCACAGAGAGCTACAACGAAGACCTGAGGAAACAG GTGGATCAGCTGAGTGCAGAGATTCACGAGCGGAAGAAGAAGGATAAAGACCGAGTCAACAGTGAAACtcagacagaagaaaatgtgTGGACAGAAACTG ATTATTACAACTACTACTATGGAAGCTACTCTCAGAACACTGAGTCAGCAGATCCTCAGGAAGGCCtgaacgcagcagcagcagcagtagtagtagcagcagAAGCTTCAgaagcttcagcagcagaagtATCAGCAGTGGACGGAGCTGACCAAAGCAAGGCTGCAGAGGTTTCAACACCAAACGAAACAGAAGCTGCAGATGAGTCAGCTCAACCTAACAGCAGTGTCACAGTCGCAACAGAG GAGGGCGATGCAGGATCTATAGCTGATATGTTGAGGGCCACTGCTGAAGAGGCAATGACACAGACCGGCTTTGTGTTTGATGAGACCACAGGGATGTACTACGATCACAGCACAGGCTTCTACTATGACTCG GCTAGTCAGTTGTACTACGATGCCAACACAGGCATTTACTACTACTGCGAAGCAGAAAGCGGCCGATATCAGTTTCATTCCAGGATCGAGGTGCCTGCTGCACAGACCGATGTGGAGCCTTGTTCAGACATGTACACTGCTGAGAAGAAAAGCAGGAAGTTGAAGAAAGGGCTCAAGAAAACGTCACACAAGGACGATAAg GAACTAACGTTCGATGATATGAGGTTGGAACAAGAAGATATTGAATGGGTCGAGCTGAAAACAACCAAGAGGAGCACAGAATCCCGGAACCTGAAGCGAAGGTCTCGCAGTGCAGACTTGGCTCCATGCCGGGAGGAGAGCGACAAATCTTcgaagaggaagaagcaaaaAAACGGTTCAGGGCACGATGACAAGGGAAGatcaaagaagaaaagcaagaaatcagaaaagaagaagaagaagaaaaagaaaaagagccaGATTCGAAGTGATGACTCGGAGGGGAATAGCGAACCGGAGGAGGGTGAGATCACAGAGTCTGAGAAAGACAAGTGGGAGTCTACTCCTTCGTTCTCATCGTCGTCTGCATCCCCCTCCCAGGAATCTGAGATGGAGACTCAGTGTCAGGAAG TCAATGCAAACATTTGGCCGCCATGTGTAAGAGTGACAGTAGTCAGGTCTCCAGTGCTGCAGGTGGGCACTCTGTTCATCATCACTGCCGACTCTCCAGCCACCATCGGCAG AGAGAAAGATATGGATCATGCAATCCGAATTCCAGAGATGGGAGTCAGCAAG CTCCATGCAGAGGTGCACTTTGACCAGGAGCAGCAGAGCTACGCGCTGGTGGACCAGGGAAGCCAGAACGGAACAGTCATCAATGGCAACCGAATCTTACAG CCCAAAGCAATATGTGAGCCGCAAGTGCTGATGCACGGTGATGAGGTGAAGATGGGAGAGACTGTTCTCTCATTTCATATCCACTCAGGCACTGACACCTGTGATGGATGTGAGCCAGGGCAGGTGATGGCCCACCTCAGCAAGCACAAGCGAGAGGAGAACACAG GCCCTGCTCTCACCAAAGAGGATAAAGAAGCACTGAGACAGAAGGAGCTGAAACAGATGAAGGCCAAATATGGCCTGCAG AGCAATGAGGAGACCAAAGCCCTGAAGAACCCCAAATATCAGGACCGAGCAGAGTCTCGTCGACAGACAGTGGGCAGCGAGGGGGTTTTCCAAAGAGATGATGCTCCTGCTTCTGTTCACAA GGAAATCAGTGAAGTCAATAAAGGACGGAAGATGCTGGAAAAGATGGGCTGGAAGAAAGGAGAGGGACTGGGCAAAGGAGGAACTGGAATGAAAAACCCA ATTGAACTGAAAATCAGGAAGTCTCAGTCAGGTCTGGGAGCCGGTGCAGCCATGTCTCTCGACAGCGTCTCTACGACCAAGTCAAAGTCCCAGAAGAACTGGGAGAAAGCCAGAGAGAGATTTGCTGATACATTCGAGCCTGACGCATCGGTCgtcaaaacacagagcaacTCCCCCAAAGCCTGGGTGAGAGCAGAAGAGACTGAGACCACcaactcacagacagacagccaaAGTTAG